The genomic region AATATAGCCGATAAGATACAAAAGCGGTGCCGTGCCTGCCAGATACATTTTTAGTCCGAAAAATACGGTAACGCCGATAGAAAACTTTAAAAACAGCAGTGCGATGTTGAGAGGAATCGCTTGATGTGCTTCCACAGTTAAGTGTAGTTTTTCCGCTTCATCGACATTGCGATTCAGTTTTTCAGCCGTGTCTTCCGTAAGACCATAGCTTTTAATTTCCTGTTGCAGTTCTATCGCTTCTTGAAAAAATTCCGTGCGCTCACGCTGTTTATGAAAGTCCCGCGTTGTTTCCCGTATTTGAATTTTTTTCGACAGGATCAATAAAATAAAGCTGATGATAATCGGGACAAATACGCATAAACCCAATCCCGGATGAGCGGCAATCATCATCGCGCCGATTATAATCAAATACAGCACAAGACCGATTGTTTGCGGAATTGCGTGGCTGAGCGCATGTTCGATTGCGGCGACATCGGTCATCACCGTTTGCGATAAATCGGAAACATCGTGCTTCGAAAAATACGCAAGCGGCAGCGCCTTGAGCCGGTCGGCAATATTGACGCGCAGTTCCGTACATTCTTTGAACGTCGCGGTGTAGAGCGTATTGTAATTGATATGCACGAGCACATACATCACAAGCGCAAGGGCAGCAATAATACCGATATAAAATCCCGCCGGCCGCAGCGTTCCGTCAAAATAACTTTGCAGGAAAAACATTGTCAAAAACATCGGTAAAATAAACGAGATATCCGCAAGCATCGACCATATTGACGCGGTAACTATTCCTTTTGCTCCCGATTCGGTAACCCCGAACCATTTTTGTAATTTATTCATTCTTAGACTCTCCACTCATTTGCTTGAGAATATAGCTTTTGCAGCCGGCTATACTTTCCGCATTTTTGCATAAGCTCGGCGTCGCTGCCGCGCTCGATGATGTTTCCGTCTTCGACAACTAAAATCTCGTCGACATTTTTAATCGAGCTGAGGCGGTGCGCAATCATAATAACCGTTTTGTTTTTCATCAAATTGGAAAATGCCTGCTGAATTTCGTATTCGTTTTCGGGGTCGGCGGCCGCGGAGGCTTCGTCCAAAATGATAATGTCCGCGTTTTTCAAAATAGCGCGGGCGATCGCAACGCGCTGAATTTCTCCGCCGGATAAGTGCACGCCTTTTGAACCGATAACCGTTTTTTCACGTTCGGGGAATTTTGCCAAAATGTCTTCGCAGCGGGCGAGCCGGAGCGCGTTCATCACTTCTTCATCGCTTGCATTTTTATTACCCATTTTGACGTTTTCAAAAATGCTCGTTTTAAAAAGCTTCGACGTTTGGAACACAAAGGCGATACTGTGCATAAGCGCATTCCGTGAATATGACGAAATATCCTTTCCGCCGATTAAAACGTTGCCTGAATTTATTTTATAAAAACCGGAAATAAGTTTTGCAATGGTTGATTTCCCGCCTCCGGACGAACCGACCAGCGCGTAGGTTTTGTTCGGCTCCAACGTAAAGCTCACGTCTTTTAAAATCTTTTCGTCGGTATAGCCGAACGAAACGTTTTTAAATTCGATTCCGAAGTTGTCAAACTTTTCTTCCGTGCCGTGTTCGAGATTGTCTTTTTCCATGTCCGCAAAAAGATTTTCGAGCTTATCCACAACGCTTTTTGCCTGAAAGTTGTACATTCCGACATACATCACGCGCATAAACGCCGAAAAAAGAATGCCGGCAATGCACACAAAAAAGACGATTTTTGCAATGATGAGATTTCCGTCGGTGCCCTTATTCATAAAATAAATGGCGGCAGGAATGGTAAAGACGGCAAACAGGTTAAACAGCACTTGAAACATCACATACGGAGAACGGCAGCTGAGCGTGTACTTGTATGCCAAATCCGAATAACCGGTAATCGCTTCGTAAAACGCCTTAAAGGATTCGACGGTGCTTTTAAAGATTTTTACAATCTGCATACCGCGCACATATTCGACCGCTTCGGCATTCATCCGTTCCAATGCCGCTTGATACTTCTGCATAAAGTTTTTATTGCCCATCATAAACATCATCTGCGCACCGCCGATAAGCGCAACGCCGAGGAGCAAAAAACCGAGCTTTACATCGACCGCAAACACGATGATAAACATAAAAATCGGCGTAAACAGCGCGGAAATATTGTCGGGAATTAAATGCGCAACCAGCATATGCGTTTCCTGCGCGTTGTCGTCTATGAGCTTGCGAATTTTTCCCGACGGGTTCATATCGAAAAACGCAAAGGATGCGTTCATCAAATGTTTGATTGCGGTTTTGCGCAAATTCGATTCAAGCCGAAAACCGAGTACGTGCGACGCCCACAAAGCGGCAAAGTATACAACCGAATAGCCCGCCAACAGCGAAACGATCACCGTCGCGTACATCGAGCCGTCCGTAACGTTTTTTGTAACCAAAAGCGCGTACAAAAACTTCCATAAAAACCAAAATGCCCCCATCTGAGAAGCAACTCCCAGTACGGCGCACACCACCGAAATATACACGCAATGTATTTTTTCCGGCGTATATTTAAACAATCTTTTATATGTGTCCATTCAGACTCTCCTACACTGTTTTATTTATAAACGATACGATCGTTTCTTCAAGCCCGCTTGTTTTCAAAAAACTTCAGCCAATGCCCGTCGGGGTCTTCAAAGGTGAGCAATTTCCCGTAGGCTTCTTCCCTGATATCTCCGATCAGTTTGACGCCGAGAGAAATCAAATGCCGCCGCATTTTTTCAATATCATTTACCTCGAACATAATCCGTGTTTTTGCAGGCTGTACCGCACCTTTTTCCGCAGGTCGTTGCAATAGGGCGAACGACGTTTCTCCTAAATCGAATTCCGCCCAAGCACCGTCCTCTTCAATAAACTTGAGTTCAAAACCGATGTCTTGATAATTTGTCTGCATAAAACCACGGCAGCGGATTTTAATTTATTTGAACAGCATGCAGCATTTTTATCGGCACAGTTTTTTACAAACCGCCGCTTACCGATTATCCATTATCAACTGCCCATTATTCATTAACAATTATTAAGCCGACCACTGCTCGCTTTCCCGCTGTAACCGA from Treponema parvum harbors:
- a CDS encoding VOC family protein, whose protein sequence is MQTNYQDIGFELKFIEEDGAWAEFDLGETSFALLQRPAEKGAVQPAKTRIMFEVNDIEKMRRHLISLGVKLIGDIREEAYGKLLTFEDPDGHWLKFFENKRA
- a CDS encoding ABC transporter ATP-binding protein, translating into MDTYKRLFKYTPEKIHCVYISVVCAVLGVASQMGAFWFLWKFLYALLVTKNVTDGSMYATVIVSLLAGYSVVYFAALWASHVLGFRLESNLRKTAIKHLMNASFAFFDMNPSGKIRKLIDDNAQETHMLVAHLIPDNISALFTPIFMFIIVFAVDVKLGFLLLGVALIGGAQMMFMMGNKNFMQKYQAALERMNAEAVEYVRGMQIVKIFKSTVESFKAFYEAITGYSDLAYKYTLSCRSPYVMFQVLFNLFAVFTIPAAIYFMNKGTDGNLIIAKIVFFVCIAGILFSAFMRVMYVGMYNFQAKSVVDKLENLFADMEKDNLEHGTEEKFDNFGIEFKNVSFGYTDEKILKDVSFTLEPNKTYALVGSSGGGKSTIAKLISGFYKINSGNVLIGGKDISSYSRNALMHSIAFVFQTSKLFKTSIFENVKMGNKNASDEEVMNALRLARCEDILAKFPEREKTVIGSKGVHLSGGEIQRVAIARAILKNADIIILDEASAAADPENEYEIQQAFSNLMKNKTVIMIAHRLSSIKNVDEILVVEDGNIIERGSDAELMQKCGKYSRLQKLYSQANEWRV